A window of the Synechococcus sp. LTW-R genome harbors these coding sequences:
- a CDS encoding N-acetylneuraminate synthase family protein, with protein MSQDWFNPEKLTIIAEVGLNHNGSISSAIELAEVAKEAGCDSVKFQLRSPSTFLNIKGHRDIGSEIVDEYIKKTFIDFSGYEKIWRECTMMDIHVFFSVWDLDSLRFAESLGVDSYKIGSGDMRNTLLLEEVFKTRKPFLISTGMSSEDEVDDLINRLGKTDSEYGIFHCHSAYPAPDHHLNLSYINRLKTKCRCPIGYSSHDLGSTASLVAVSLGATILEKHITLDRNSYGNDHSVSLEPSELIQYVSECQRAFQMLGSEQPRTIGPGEKFNKISLTKSIIAKSDIPAGSVLTPSLLDFYPSGEGLSPESFSKYMHKKTVSPLSAGQLITRSIFVPEEDSSDLSELMSGRLIGFPVRYRDITPLSKSIPSSYLEIHMSYRDVFADIPREIETIIQDNRIGFHAPDIYEDNLIFDPFSHDKDLALRSTDSFKILLDHLKNFHQQYRLSYPLNLVVSFSSYTEYSHDASKAKLYPQINDFIDKCISEYPSISILPQSLPALAWYLGGQRYVNTFAHPKEILEFAREYNKKICLDLSHLMMACNFYGVSFETYSDLLADHAGHYHLAGASGIDDEGLNLVHTKRMHPFLSSLLKHKLSGNSAIVETWQGHLDQGAGFKKDLLFLASLVNS; from the coding sequence GTGAGTCAAGACTGGTTTAATCCCGAAAAGCTGACCATTATTGCAGAAGTTGGCCTTAACCACAATGGCTCTATCTCAAGCGCCATTGAGTTGGCAGAAGTTGCAAAAGAAGCGGGCTGTGATTCAGTCAAGTTCCAGCTGAGATCACCAAGTACTTTCTTGAATATCAAAGGTCATAGAGACATAGGATCCGAGATTGTAGATGAATATATAAAAAAGACATTCATAGACTTTTCTGGATATGAAAAGATTTGGAGAGAATGTACTATGATGGATATTCATGTATTTTTCTCAGTCTGGGATCTGGACTCACTCAGATTTGCAGAATCTCTAGGTGTTGACTCTTATAAAATAGGTTCTGGTGATATGAGAAATACATTATTGCTTGAAGAAGTTTTCAAAACAAGAAAGCCTTTTCTTATATCGACTGGAATGTCTTCAGAAGATGAGGTGGATGATCTGATCAATCGCCTTGGTAAAACGGATTCTGAATACGGAATATTCCACTGCCACTCTGCTTATCCTGCACCAGACCATCATCTCAACCTTTCATACATTAATCGTTTAAAAACAAAATGTCGCTGCCCTATTGGCTATTCAAGTCATGACCTTGGTTCGACAGCCAGCTTGGTAGCAGTTTCTCTAGGGGCAACTATTCTGGAAAAGCACATAACACTTGATCGTAATTCTTATGGAAACGACCACTCGGTAAGCCTTGAACCTAGCGAATTAATCCAATATGTATCCGAGTGCCAAAGAGCTTTTCAAATGCTTGGCAGTGAACAGCCTCGAACGATTGGCCCTGGTGAAAAGTTTAATAAGATCTCTTTGACTAAGTCTATTATTGCCAAGTCCGATATTCCAGCCGGTTCAGTCTTAACTCCATCATTACTTGACTTTTATCCTTCAGGCGAAGGCTTGTCTCCAGAATCCTTCTCAAAATATATGCATAAAAAAACTGTCTCGCCACTAAGTGCAGGTCAGCTGATTACACGTTCAATATTTGTGCCGGAAGAAGATTCCAGTGATCTATCAGAACTGATGAGTGGTCGCCTGATTGGCTTCCCAGTTAGATATCGAGACATTACCCCTCTCTCCAAGTCTATACCATCTTCATATCTTGAAATCCATATGTCATATCGAGACGTCTTTGCTGATATACCCCGAGAAATTGAAACCATCATACAGGACAATCGGATTGGTTTTCATGCTCCAGATATATACGAAGATAATCTGATATTTGATCCATTTTCACACGATAAAGACCTGGCCCTTCGTTCGACAGATAGCTTCAAAATACTCCTAGATCACTTGAAAAACTTTCATCAGCAATATCGACTTTCCTACCCACTCAATCTGGTGGTTAGTTTTTCATCTTACACTGAATACTCGCACGACGCATCTAAGGCTAAATTGTATCCACAAATAAATGATTTTATTGATAAATGCATATCAGAATATCCGTCTATTTCCATACTTCCTCAATCCCTTCCCGCGTTAGCTTGGTACCTTGGGGGACAGCGCTACGTGAATACTTTTGCGCATCCGAAGGAAATTCTTGAGTTTGCTCGAGAGTATAATAAAAAGATTTGCCTTGATTTGTCGCACCTAATGATGGCATGTAACTTTTACGGCGTCTCTTTCGAAACATACTCAGATTTGCTCGCTGACCATGCAGGCCATTATCATTTAGCTGGGGCTAGTGGAATTGATGACGAGGGCCTAAACCTTGTTCATACCAAAAGAATGCATCCGTTTCTGTCTTCACTTCTTAAGCATAAGTTGTCAGGTAATTCTGCAATCGTCGAGACGTGGCAGGGTCATCTAGATCAAGGAGCTGGATTTAAGAAAGATTTGCTATTTCTCGCATCACTTGTGAATAGCTAA